A window from Amblyomma americanum isolate KBUSLIRL-KWMA chromosome 7, ASM5285725v1, whole genome shotgun sequence encodes these proteins:
- the LOC144097035 gene encoding uncharacterized protein LOC144097035, with translation MQPARDGPALSKLGRASMLSQLHRKLTFASAGSGSMGSSLPPGLVNRGQNLCFAISSLQCLFRTPEMDGLMQEWVQNSNLVMGSNEEAFLWSYLNLHVECVARNLQPATQDNFVRLCRHFMPQLMSTSSSTQEQQDAAEFVMTLLNVLHKILNSRRQRNKPGQQANGSGSGEFNAEFFQVSISTMNKRILDRILLVAYKGWQSYERGNDSPIVHLFTGQTSDIHQCTSCLKTSIRTQEYNVLPITIDQRGRAGSEGKDVMRLYDLLVSFTEAKRMDSRDTSSENELQPGPICNMAAHTSWLHRTMISQTPSAVVLQLLRFQYDSATGQTHKIRDPIQIPSINMCLPNGSGTWPQYRLYGIVAHIGTRSTQDGHYIAYAAENHLRGEKWYKFDDELVTLVDDMEEELTKPFLLENAYLLFYKKT, from the coding sequence ATGCAACCGGCCCGCGACGGCCCCGCACTGTCTAAGCTGGGCCGGGCGTCCATGCTCTCCCAACTACATCGCAAGCTCACCTTCGCCTCGGCTGGGTCGGGCTCGATGGGTAGCTCCCTCCCGCCGGGTCTCGTCAATCGCGGCCAGAACCTGTGCTTCGCCATCTCCTCGCTCCAATGCCTGTTCCGCACGCCCGAGATGGACGGCCTCATGCAGGAGTGGGTGCAGAACAGCAACCTCGTCATGGGCTCCAACGAGGAGGCCTTTCTGTGGAGCTACCTGAACCTGCACGTCGAGTGCGTCGCCAGGAACCTGCAGCCCGCGACGCAGGACAACTTCGTGCGGCTCTGCCGCCACTTCATGCCACAGCTCATGTCCACTTCGTCCAGCACGCAGGAGCAGCAGGATGCAGCCGAGTTTGTGATGACGTTGCTCAACGTCCTCCACAAGATACTCAACAGCCGGCGGCAACGCAATAAGCCGGGCCAGCAGGCAAACGGCAGCGGATCGGGCGAGTTCAACGCCGAGTTCTTCCAGGTGTCCATCTCGACGATGAACAAGCGCATCCTGGACCGGATCCTGCTGGTGGCCTACAAGGGCTGGCAAAGCTACGAGCGCGGCAACGATTCTCCCATAGTGCATCTGTTCACGGGTCAGACGTCGGACATACACCAGTGCACCTCCTGTCTCAAGACGAGCATCCGGACGCAGGAGTACAACGTGCTTCCCATCACCATCGACCAGCGTGGCAGGGCCGGTAGCGAGGGCAAGGATGTAATGCGACTGTACGACCTGCTCGTGTCCTTCACTGAGGCCAAGCGCATGGACAGCCGCGACACGAGCAGCGAAAACGAGTTGCAGCCGGGACCCATCTGCAACATGGCCGCACACACCAGTTGGCTGCACCGCACCATGATCTCCCAGACGCCCTCCGCGGTGGTCCTGCAACTGCTACGCTTCCAGTACGACAGCGCCACGGGCCAGACGCACAAGATTCGGGACCCCATCCAGATACCCAGCATCAACATGTGCCTGCCCAACGGTTCGGGCACGTGGCCTCAGTACAGGCTGTACGGCATCGTGGCCCACATCGGGACTCGGTCGACGCAAGACGGTCACTACATCGCTTACGCCGCGGAGAACCACCTGCGTGGCGAGAAGTGGTACAAGTTTGACGACGAGTTGGTGACCCTTGTGGACGACATGGAGGAGGAACTGACCAAGCCTTTCCTCTTGGAAAACGCTTACCTCCTGTTCTACAAAAAGACGTGA